From a region of the Takifugu flavidus isolate HTHZ2018 chromosome 18, ASM371156v2, whole genome shotgun sequence genome:
- the LOC130515510 gene encoding bcl-2-like protein 1 — MSNRELVENYLIYKLSQKNYPGTLLRPKDALSGLLVDRESSGASPSAGTGREAVNAALRSMANKFEQDFIQLAGDLSAYVAMTRNQESFNKVMDDMFKDEINWGTVVGLFVVGGAICVQSVECGASEPVCHIADWMTVYLDKQINPWIESQGGWDCFATIYGEEACTNRAQEERRQWILGRLVVLAGVLIIVTKNYGTLRKAFSHFMSYWS, encoded by the exons ATGTCTAATAGAGAGCTGGTAGAGAACTATTTAATCTACAAACTCTCTCAGAAGAACTACCCAGGCACTCTGCTCAGACCAAAAGATGCTTTAAGCGGTTTGCTGGTCGATAGAGAGAGCAGTGGAGCGTCTCCATCCGCAGGTACTGGCAGAGAGGCTGTGAACGCAGCTCTTCGGAGCATGGCAAATAAGTTCGAGCAGGACTTTATTCAGCTAGCGGGTGACCTCTCCGCATACGTTGCCATGACTCGCAACCAGGAAAGCTTTAACAAGGTGATGGACGACATGTTCAAGGATGAAATCAACTGGGGAACAGTTGTGGGTCTTTTTGTCGTGGGCGGCGCCATTTGTGTGCAATCTGTCGAGTGTGGCGCAAGTGAACCGGTTTGCCACATCGCAGACTGGATGACAGTTTACCTGGACAAACAGATTAACCCATGGATCGAGAGTCAAGGAGGATGG GATTGCTTTGCTACCATTTATGGGGAAGAAGCCTGCACAAACAGAGCTCAGGAAGAAAGGCGTCAATGGATACTGGGCAGACTGGTGGTGCTGGCTGGTGTTTTGATCATTGTTACAAAAAATTATGGTACATTGCGTAAGGCATTTTCTCACTTTATGTCTTATTGGTCATAG